In a single window of the Salvelinus alpinus chromosome 15, SLU_Salpinus.1, whole genome shotgun sequence genome:
- the LOC139539353 gene encoding galanin receptor 2a, giving the protein MDLLGGERAVPNTFSLIFACTCGLILGIGFCANLLVFSLFAKYNTLRKNCLDILLLSMALADFLTLLLIPFTLHSAVSYSWPLGDTSCKVYQFFLAFSLAASTYSLCAVSMTRAMIITNPYHPPTMDLVVLMFVLVWASAFFISLPLRIFATKESLGPGLGNFTFCLPTIQEHHYQVVLSQFMLYYFVPMLVIAFNYVRLACFLHKSPVMSVASARNTRRASFMVFLAAGTFSICWLPGYILELCVYLGLYRHGQSWEMFYFICTVLQYLHPCVNPVLYVLLSKRYRHRRSAWLFNCNRNRVQPQVVSITTETM; this is encoded by the exons ATGGACCtgctgggaggggagaga GCTGTCCCCAACACGTTCTCCCTGATCTTTGCCTGTACCTGCGGGTTGATCCTGGGCATCGGTTTCTGTGCCAACCTACTGGTGTTCTCTCTGTTCGCCAAGTACAACACCCTGAGGAAGAACTGTCTGGACATCCTGCTGCTCAGCATGGCTCTGGCAGACTTCCTCACCCTGCTGCTCATCCCCTTCACTCTGCACTCTGCCGTCAG CTACTCGTGGCCGCTGGGGGACACCTCCTGCAAGGTGTACCAGTTCTTTCTGGCCTTCTCTCTGGCAGCCAGCACCTACAGCCTGTGTGCCGTGTCCATGACACGCGCCATGATCATCACCAACCCCTACCACCCTCCTACCATGGACCTGGTGGTCCTGATGTTCGTCTTGGTCTGGGCATCAGCCTTCTTCATCAGCCTGCCTCTGAGGATCTTCGCCACCAAGGAGAGCCTGGGCCCCGGCTTGGGTAATTTTACATTCTGCCTGCCCACCATACAGGAACACCACTATCAG GTGGTCCTCAGCCAGTTCATGCTCTATTACTTCGTCCCTATGCTGGTGATCGCCTTCAACTACGTCCGGTTGGCCTGCTTCCTCCACAAGAGCCCAGTCATGTCTGTGGCCAGTGCCCGCAACACACGCCGAGCCTCCTTTATGGTGTTCCTGGCGGCCGGGACCTTCTCCATCTGCTGGCTTCCCgg GTACATCCTGGAGCTGTGTGTGTACCTTGGGCTCTACCGCCACGGCCAGTCCTGGGAGATGTTCTACTTCATCTGCACCGTGCTCCAGTACCTCCATCCCTGTGTTAACCCCGTGCTCTATGTGCTGCTGTCCAAGAGGTACCGCCACCGCAGGAGTGCCTGGTTGTTTAACTGCAACAGGAATAGGGTGCAGCCGCAGGTTGTCAGCATCACTACAGAGACTATGTAG
- the LOC139539354 gene encoding parathyroid hormone-related protein-like — translation MVTLTELQSSSVEMGEHSRRTTISQHSTNQAFMVEWADGSPSSNVVCWVFQSYCSRMLCSRGMFQQLSLVVFLLCSPVPLYGRPIDALTNRMRRSVSHAQLMHDKGRSLEEFKRRLWLQGLLDKVHTADSERAPPPQSRNNANGGHITFSGSALRPPKPPGGTKNLPLSFQLGGEVGNLPQETNKSVAYKDQPLKVSTKRKKKVKGERGRRRESEKRRRRARDTTIVMTWETHREPQRTLDIG, via the exons atggtcactctgacagagctccagagttcctctgtggagatgggagaacattccagaaggacaaccatctctcagCACtcgaccaatcaggcctttatggtggagtgggcagatggaagcccctcctca AACGTTGTCTGTTGGGTGTTCCAGAGTTACTGTTCCAGAATGCTGTGTTCCAGAGGCATGTTCCAGCAGTTGAGTCTAGTTGTCTTCCTGCTGTGCTCCCCGGTGCCTCTCTACGGAAGACCCATCGATGCTCTCACTAACAGAAT GAGGAGGTCAGTGAGCCACGCCCAGTTGATGCACGACAAGGGCCGGTCTCTGGAAGAGTTCAAGAGACGCCTTTGGCTCCAGGGGCTGCTCGATAAAGTCCACACAGCCGACAGCGAGCGAGCCCCGCCTCCCCAGAGTAGGAACAACGCCAACGGGGGCCACATCACCTTCAGCGGGAGCGCCCTACGCCCCCCCAAACCCCCCGGAGGGACCAAGAACCTCCCTCTGAGTTTCCAGCTGGGAGGGGAGGTGGGCAACCTCCCCCAGGAGACCAACAAGTCTGTGGCCTACAAGGACCAGCCGCTGAAGGTGTCCACCAAGAGGAAAAAgaaggtgaagggagagagagggagacggagggagagcgAGAAGAGGAGGCGGCGGGCTCGCGACACAACCATTGTCATGACATGGGAGACACATAGGGAGCCACAGAGGACGCTAGATATtgggtga